One bacterium DNA window includes the following coding sequences:
- a CDS encoding ABC transporter ATP-binding protein — protein sequence MNIRLKDISKVLKERNGVEKVILDKVNLEINEGEIACIMGPSESGKTYLLKVLAGLEPFDSGDIFIDNIHVDHLPKDKWPICTVYEDYFSYKKWRKRKFSLPYFLAIRKWRKNTIPERVKTVTNFMCINKMELLDKMPHKLSKGEQQKLDISRYLITKHHAYLFDNPLAALDTRTKLEVQQQLRQIIKTLNVPSVYVSYMLDEAKALSDKIIIMNEGKIEQIGKYAEIVSHPANHFVSDFIGCLS from the coding sequence ATGAATATAAGACTAAAAGATATCTCGAAAGTATTAAAAGAGAGAAACGGAGTTGAGAAAGTTATCCTTGATAAGGTTAATCTTGAAATTAACGAAGGAGAAATTGCATGTATTATGGGTCCTTCAGAGTCTGGGAAAACGTATCTATTAAAAGTACTTGCTGGTTTAGAACCCTTTGATAGTGGAGACATATTTATTGATAACATTCACGTGGATCATCTTCCTAAAGATAAATGGCCTATTTGCACAGTATATGAGGATTACTTTTCCTATAAAAAGTGGAGAAAACGTAAATTCTCACTCCCTTATTTTTTAGCCATTAGGAAATGGAGAAAAAACACAATACCTGAAAGGGTGAAAACTGTTACAAATTTTATGTGTATTAATAAAATGGAACTATTAGATAAAATGCCGCATAAACTATCTAAAGGCGAGCAACAGAAGTTAGATATTTCAAGATATTTAATAACAAAACATCATGCCTATTTATTTGATAACCCTCTTGCTGCGCTTGATACAAGGACAAAACTTGAAGTACAACAGCAGTTAAGACAGATTATAAAAACTCTAAATGTTCCAAGTGTGTATGTCAGCTATATGCTGGATGAAGCCAAGGCTCTGAGTGATAAGATTATCATAATGAATGAAGGCAAAATCGAACAGATAGGAAAATACGCCGAAATCGTTTCACATCCTGCTAATCACTTTGTATCTGATTTTATTGGATGTCTTTCCTGA
- a CDS encoding ABC transporter permease subunit, with translation MNIILTIAQGVYQRVIKSRILYVIVVFCLFAIAYSTLYSAVTAGEETKLMKDIGLAGIAVAAMLISIMVGSTAIPTEIESRTIQTLISKPVRKHEFILGQFLGAVYVALLSIAIMAVGFIVILAIKTHALNLVMFKPLILICFEAMILVAVSVLFSTFCSSMVSSILAIVVYIAGHLSYQIPFLVEKAGNVVTKFAGLLLYYALPNFQYFNIKAPVAHGIYVPWGLIFGVILYGAIYTAIMLLVSLAIFKNKDFA, from the coding sequence ATGAACATTATCTTAACGATTGCGCAAGGTGTATATCAAAGGGTGATAAAAAGTAGAATTCTCTATGTAATAGTCGTTTTTTGTTTGTTTGCTATAGCATATTCTACATTGTATAGTGCAGTTACAGCAGGTGAAGAGACAAAGCTTATGAAAGATATTGGCTTGGCAGGCATTGCTGTAGCAGCAATGCTAATATCAATTATGGTGGGTTCTACAGCTATTCCAACGGAGATAGAATCAAGAACGATTCAAACATTAATATCAAAACCTGTAAGAAAGCATGAATTTATCCTTGGACAATTCCTGGGAGCAGTATACGTTGCATTACTTTCAATAGCTATAATGGCTGTAGGGTTTATAGTAATCCTAGCTATAAAAACTCACGCTCTAAATTTAGTTATGTTTAAGCCATTGATACTTATCTGTTTTGAAGCCATGATTCTGGTAGCAGTGTCTGTACTTTTTTCTACTTTTTGTTCATCCATGGTAAGTTCCATATTAGCTATAGTGGTTTATATAGCCGGACATCTGTCCTATCAGATACCATTTCTAGTGGAAAAGGCAGGTAATGTAGTAACTAAGTTCGCAGGACTACTTCTCTACTATGCATTACCGAACTTTCAGTACTTCAATATAAAGGCTCCAGTCGCTCATGGAATTTATGTTCCATGGGGATTGATATTTGGTGTTATTCTGTATGGAGCTATATATACTGCGATAATGTTGCTGGTTTCACTCGCAATATTTAAGAATAAAGATTTTGCATAA